Proteins from a genomic interval of Schistocerca piceifrons isolate TAMUIC-IGC-003096 chromosome 3, iqSchPice1.1, whole genome shotgun sequence:
- the LOC124789128 gene encoding uncharacterized protein LOC124789128, producing MVDRFTRWPEATPVADVTAETVATAFVDTWVARFGCPSHVTTDRGRQFDCALFTHVARLCGTQLHRTTSYHPASNGMVERFHRTLKAALTCHDTSWPEALPLVLLGLRVTQKEEIGASPADLVYGQSLTIPGDFVEDASLPRDAVAPTLAERLRSHMAGLRAHAPTRHGTGKIFVHADLQRCTHVMLRTEAVRPPLRPPYSGPHRVIARGDKTLVLECNGKPSTVSVDRVKPAYVLPAPSATHFFDPAEDLFTDDTSSASGQTEPAPGAAGDAQLQPAVIAPPRAPPSTTPRQLVRPPGPRPPQAHRSPPPQPPADYVTRAGRRVRFKRPCCVASAPRHRNRQSRARAAERRQNSAPTSRRPL from the coding sequence atggtggaccgcttcactcgctggccggaagcaacgcccgtcgcggacgtcacagccgagaccgtcgccaccgcattcgtcgacacctgggtggcacgcttcggatgtcccagtcacgtgacaactgatcgcggccgccagtttgactgcgcgttgttcacgcacgtcgccagactgtgtggcacccagttacacaggacaaccagctaccatccggcgtcgaatggcatggtcgaacggttccacaggactctcaaagccgctctaacctgccacgacacctcatggccagaggcgctcccactggtgctgctcggcctgcgagTCACACAGAAGGAGGAGATCGGCGCGTCACCTGCCGACCTCGTTTACGGGCAATCTCTGACAATCCCGGGCGATTTTGTCGAAGATGCAAGTCTCCCACGCGACGCCGTGGCACCCACTCTGGCGGAACGTCTGCGCAGTCACATGGCCGGCCTCCGAGCGCACGCACCGACGCGGCACGGCACCGGGAAGATATTCGTCCACGCCGACCTGCAGCGCTGCACGCACGTCATGTTGCGTACCGAAGCAGTACGGCCACCTCTCCGACCGCCCTACAGTGGGCCGCACCGCGTGATCGCCCGAGGAGACAAAACGCTGGTCCTCGAGTGCAACGGAAAGCCGTCGACAGTGTCAGTCGACCGCGTCAAACCAGCCTACGTCTTGCCCGCTCCATCAGCCACGCATTTCTTCGACCCGGCAGAAGATCTGTTCACGGACGACACTTCCTCTGCCAGCGGTCAGACGGAACCCGCACCCGGAGCCGCCGGCGACGCACAGCTGCAGCCTGCTGTCATCGCGCCGCCACGTGCGCCTCCCTCCACCACGCCCAGGCAGCTGGTACGGCCGCCCGGACCGCGCCCACCACAGGCGCACCGGTCGCCCCCACCACAGCCGCCAGCGGACTACGTCACGCGCGCCGGCCGCCGCGTCCGATTCAAACGGCCGTGCTGCGTCGCCAGCGCGCCACGACACCGAAACCGGCAGTCACGCGCCCGAGCCGCCGAACGCCGTCAGAATTCGGCGCCCACGAGCCGCCGTCCGCTGTAG